Proteins from a single region of Rhodospirillales bacterium:
- a CDS encoding NAD-dependent epimerase/dehydratase family protein — protein MAVLVTGAAGFIGSHVAHALLDRGEAVIGLDDLNDYYEVSLKEARLSRLEQRGGFRFRCLDIADREAITAFFSEYADIDRVVHLAAQAGVRYSLVNPYVYLRSNIDAHVVLLEQVRRVDRFIHFVYASSSSVYGANRTMPFSTDDRTDHPVSLYGATKKAMEVISDSYAAMYGLPITGLRFFTVYGPWGRPDMAACIFTRKILAGEPIPVFNHGEMRRDFTYIGDIVPGVIASLDRPPDPGAGTPHRLYNLGHHHPERLTDFIAILETALGRTAVVDFLPMQPGDVRESYADIASAQRDLGFEPKTPIATGIPQFVDWYRAYYGV, from the coding sequence ATGGCTGTTCTGGTGACCGGCGCGGCCGGGTTCATCGGCTCGCATGTCGCGCACGCGCTGCTCGACCGTGGCGAAGCCGTCATTGGTCTCGACGACCTGAACGACTACTACGAGGTCTCATTGAAGGAAGCGCGCCTGTCGCGTCTCGAGCAGCGCGGGGGATTCCGCTTCCGGTGTCTCGATATCGCCGATCGTGAGGCGATCACCGCGTTCTTTTCCGAATACGCCGACATCGATCGGGTGGTGCATCTCGCGGCGCAAGCGGGAGTGCGTTATTCGCTGGTCAATCCTTATGTCTATCTGCGCAGCAACATCGATGCGCATGTGGTCCTGCTGGAGCAGGTGCGCCGGGTCGATCGGTTCATTCACTTTGTCTATGCGTCATCGTCATCGGTCTATGGCGCCAACCGGACAATGCCGTTTTCGACCGACGATCGCACCGATCATCCGGTTTCGCTCTATGGCGCGACGAAAAAGGCGATGGAGGTGATCAGCGATTCCTATGCGGCGATGTACGGGCTGCCGATCACGGGGCTGCGATTCTTCACCGTCTATGGGCCTTGGGGGAGGCCGGACATGGCGGCGTGCATTTTCACGCGCAAGATCCTCGCCGGCGAGCCGATCCCGGTGTTCAATCACGGCGAGATGAGGCGCGACTTCACTTACATCGGCGATATCGTGCCGGGCGTGATTGCCAGCCTGGACCGTCCGCCCGATCCCGGTGCCGGCACGCCTCATCGCCTCTACAACCTTGGCCATCACCATCCGGAGCGCCTCACCGATTTTATCGCCATCCTCGAAACGGCGCTTGGCCGGACCGCCGTCGTCGACTTTTTGCCGATGCAGCCGGGCGATGTGCGGGAATCCTACGCGGACATCGCCTCGGCGCAGCGGGATCTGGGATTTGAGCCGAAGACGCCGATCGCCACGGGCATTCCGCAATTCGTCGACTGGTATCGCGCGTACTACGGCGTGTGA
- a CDS encoding long-chain fatty acid--CoA ligase, which produces MADARWPNLVTMFFRQADRAGERPLLWFKRDGRYAPLTWREVAVQICMLARGLRSLGVGLGERIVLVSENRPAWFVADFAIMASGAITVPAYATNTESDHLHILEDSGACAVIVSSRKLAQNLLPAVMRCPHIRFIISIDELALGQQPDFKVLTWREVMARGEGDHTNIRAAALALTCAETACIIYTSGTGGAPKGVMLNHGAILANIEGAIDVLSEVDLDDEAFLSILPLSHAYEHTVGQFLPVAIGAEIYYAEGIDRVAANIAEARPTIFSAVPRFFEILQQRITQGVRKQGGVRERLFLSALAYGRRRYLDPQSFGFGARIIDLALERLVRQKLRARFGGRLKAMVSGGAPLNIDVAIFFRAIGLPVVQGYGQTEAAPLISVNRPKRPKLHTVGPPIKGAEVRIAEDGEILVRGNLLMQGYWQNEEASREAIRDGWLHTGDIGEIDADGDLRITDRKKDLIVNSGGDNLSPARIEGLLSLRPEIAQAMIYGDRRPHLVALLVPNPEWARHWAKVQERPDQVEDLVGDASFLQALGAAVGEVNRSLSGIEKIRRFTVTPRPFSIDNGQLTPTLKIRRHTILCEYRSQLDALYDVPVAPKAK; this is translated from the coding sequence ATGGCTGACGCACGCTGGCCTAACCTCGTTACGATGTTTTTCCGTCAAGCGGACCGGGCCGGGGAACGCCCATTGCTTTGGTTCAAGCGGGACGGACGCTATGCCCCGCTGACATGGCGCGAGGTGGCCGTTCAGATCTGCATGTTGGCGCGCGGCCTGCGCAGCCTCGGGGTCGGGCTGGGCGAACGCATCGTGCTCGTCTCGGAAAACCGCCCCGCCTGGTTCGTCGCCGACTTTGCGATCATGGCCAGCGGCGCGATCACCGTGCCGGCTTATGCGACCAACACCGAATCCGATCATCTTCACATCCTCGAAGACAGCGGCGCCTGTGCCGTCATCGTCTCGTCTCGCAAGCTCGCGCAAAACCTTCTGCCGGCGGTGATGCGCTGTCCGCATATCCGTTTCATCATTTCAATCGACGAACTCGCCCTCGGCCAGCAACCGGACTTCAAGGTACTGACCTGGAGGGAGGTAATGGCGCGAGGCGAGGGCGATCACACGAACATCCGCGCCGCGGCGCTCGCCCTGACCTGCGCCGAGACGGCCTGCATCATCTATACCTCCGGCACCGGCGGCGCACCGAAGGGGGTGATGCTGAATCATGGTGCCATCCTGGCCAACATCGAGGGCGCCATCGACGTGCTGTCCGAGGTCGACCTCGATGACGAGGCGTTCCTGTCGATCCTGCCGTTGTCGCACGCCTACGAACACACCGTGGGGCAGTTCCTGCCGGTGGCGATCGGCGCCGAGATCTATTACGCTGAGGGAATCGACCGTGTCGCCGCGAACATCGCCGAGGCGAGACCAACGATTTTCTCCGCCGTCCCGCGCTTTTTCGAAATCCTGCAGCAACGCATCACGCAAGGCGTGCGCAAGCAGGGCGGCGTGCGCGAGCGGCTGTTCCTGTCCGCCCTCGCCTACGGCCGGCGGCGCTACCTGGACCCGCAATCATTCGGTTTTGGCGCGCGGATCATCGATCTGGCGCTCGAACGGCTGGTCCGCCAGAAATTGCGCGCGCGGTTCGGTGGCCGGCTGAAGGCGATGGTCTCCGGCGGCGCTCCGCTCAATATCGATGTCGCCATTTTCTTCCGGGCGATCGGTCTGCCGGTCGTTCAAGGGTACGGCCAGACCGAGGCGGCACCTCTGATCAGCGTCAATCGGCCGAAGCGTCCCAAGCTGCATACCGTCGGCCCACCAATCAAGGGCGCCGAAGTCCGCATCGCCGAGGACGGCGAAATCCTCGTCCGCGGTAACCTCTTGATGCAAGGATATTGGCAGAACGAGGAAGCAAGCCGTGAAGCGATCCGCGACGGCTGGCTGCATACCGGTGACATTGGCGAGATCGATGCCGATGGCGATCTGCGCATTACCGATCGCAAGAAGGACCTGATCGTTAATTCCGGCGGCGATAATCTTTCGCCGGCGCGCATCGAAGGGTTGCTCAGCCTGCGCCCGGAGATTGCCCAGGCGATGATATACGGCGACCGCCGGCCGCACCTGGTTGCCTTGCTCGTGCCCAACCCCGAATGGGCGAGGCATTGGGCCAAAGTGCAGGAGCGGCCGGACCAAGTTGAGGACCTTGTCGGCGACGCGTCGTTCCTCCAGGCACTCGGCGCCGCGGTCGGAGAAGTCAACCGCAGCCTGTCCGGAATCGAGAAGATCCGCCGCTTCACGGTCACCCCCCGACCGTTCAGCATCGACAACGGACAGTTGACGCCAACGCTGAAAATCCGCCGGCACACCATTTTGTGCGAGTATCGCTCGCAGCTCGACGCGCTCTACGACGTGCCGGTCGCGCCCAAAGCGAAATAA
- a CDS encoding M3 family oligoendopeptidase → MTHASAAAVREESRSGSDAATWNLDDLYRGSDDPQITRDLEWTADEAARFHADFAERLAMLSGAEFATAIARYETILERLHRIMSFAQLHFAADMSAPERGRFLQDTQERCNDISTQTLFFTLELNRIDDAVSAAQMQDPQARRYAPWIRDSRMYRPHQLSDELEQLLHEKSVTGEAAWIRLFDQTLSELRFHIDDRELTLADTMNLLDNPEASVRRSAAKALGTGLGERIGMFTLITNTLAKEKEIEDKWRHYPRPVSYRNLSNRVEDEVVDAMVSAIRGAYGELAHRYYRIKAGWFGRSELDYWDRNAPLPGEDTRQYSWNEACAIVLRSFTRFDPRMADIAKRFFVNSWIDAEPRPGKDAGAFCHPVVPSAHPFVLMNFYGRPRDVTTLAHELGHGVHQILAAEQGTLMSDTPLTLAESASVFGEMLVFRALLDEQRDAAGRRRLLAGKVENMLNTVVRQIAFHAFEQQVHDERRQGELSAERLGEIWFGIQRESLGPVFKFADEYRYYWAYIPHFIHSPFYVYAYAFGDCLVNSLYQVYSEGQPEFQDRYFAMLRAGGTLRHRELLSPFGLDASDPAFWRRGLNVISGFIDELEAAG, encoded by the coding sequence ATGACACACGCAAGCGCGGCGGCGGTCCGCGAGGAGAGCCGTTCTGGTTCTGATGCGGCGACGTGGAACCTTGATGACCTCTACCGTGGCTCCGATGATCCGCAGATAACGCGCGACCTCGAGTGGACAGCGGATGAAGCCGCGCGCTTTCACGCCGACTTCGCCGAACGACTGGCGATGCTGAGTGGTGCGGAATTCGCAACGGCGATCGCTCGCTACGAGACCATTCTCGAGCGGCTCCATCGCATCATGAGCTTTGCCCAGCTGCATTTCGCCGCCGACATGTCGGCACCCGAGCGCGGTCGTTTCCTCCAGGACACGCAGGAGCGGTGCAACGACATCTCCACCCAGACCTTGTTTTTTACGCTTGAACTCAATCGCATCGACGATGCGGTCAGCGCTGCGCAGATGCAAGATCCGCAGGCGCGGCGCTACGCGCCGTGGATTCGTGACAGCCGGATGTATCGCCCGCATCAGCTCAGCGACGAACTTGAGCAACTACTGCACGAGAAGTCGGTGACCGGCGAGGCAGCATGGATCCGGCTGTTCGATCAAACGCTCTCGGAACTGCGCTTTCACATTGATGACCGTGAACTGACGCTCGCCGATACGATGAACCTGCTCGATAACCCCGAGGCGAGCGTTCGTCGCTCGGCGGCGAAGGCTTTGGGGACCGGTTTGGGCGAGCGGATCGGCATGTTCACGCTGATCACCAACACGCTAGCCAAGGAAAAGGAGATCGAGGATAAGTGGCGGCACTATCCGCGGCCGGTCTCCTATCGCAACCTGAGCAATCGCGTGGAGGACGAGGTCGTCGATGCGATGGTCTCGGCCATCCGCGGAGCGTACGGCGAGCTCGCCCATCGTTACTACCGAATCAAGGCCGGCTGGTTCGGCCGCAGCGAGCTCGATTATTGGGATCGCAACGCACCGTTGCCGGGCGAGGACACGCGCCAGTACTCCTGGAACGAGGCATGCGCCATCGTTCTGCGTTCTTTCACTCGCTTCGATCCGCGGATGGCGGACATCGCCAAGCGGTTCTTCGTCAATTCCTGGATCGATGCCGAGCCGAGACCGGGGAAGGACGCCGGCGCCTTTTGCCATCCCGTGGTTCCGTCCGCACACCCGTTCGTGCTGATGAATTTCTACGGCCGGCCGCGCGACGTCACCACGCTTGCCCATGAACTCGGCCACGGCGTCCATCAGATTCTCGCCGCCGAGCAGGGTACGCTGATGTCGGATACGCCGCTCACGCTCGCCGAGAGCGCTTCGGTCTTCGGCGAAATGCTGGTTTTTCGCGCGCTGCTCGATGAGCAGCGAGATGCTGCGGGACGCCGCCGGCTTCTCGCCGGCAAGGTCGAAAATATGCTGAACACGGTGGTCCGCCAGATCGCCTTTCACGCATTTGAGCAACAGGTTCATGACGAGCGACGCCAGGGTGAACTCTCAGCCGAACGGCTGGGGGAGATCTGGTTCGGCATCCAGCGGGAGAGCCTCGGACCTGTGTTTAAGTTTGCCGACGAGTACCGCTATTATTGGGCCTATATTCCGCACTTCATCCATTCTCCATTTTACGTCTACGCGTATGCGTTCGGCGATTGTCTGGTCAATTCACTCTATCAGGTGTACAGCGAAGGACAGCCGGAGTTCCAGGACCGCTACTTCGCCATGTTGCGGGCGGGCGGCACATTGCGGCACCGGGAGCTTCTTAGCCCCTTCGGTCTTGATGCCAGCGATCCCGCGTTCTGGCGCCGGGGGCTCAACGTGATCTCGGGATTTATTGACGAGCTTGAAGCCGCCGGCTGA
- a CDS encoding AarF/ABC1/UbiB kinase family protein, with protein sequence MPESGRFDGEDRSEGDSFGGRLKRYARVGTTVGGLAARFAGNRLFGLTIDRPEHAAELTAALGGLKGPLMKVAQILSTVPDLLPEEYTRELAQLQHNAPSMGWTFVKRRMQAELGVGWERRFASFEHTAAAAASLGQVHRATGLDGRALACKLQYPNMASAVEADLQQLRVIFSIYRRYDKAINPSNIHTELAERLREELDYRREAKHMRLYGRMLASEAGVFVPEAFAELGSDRLLTMSWLDGAPLLQFVDSHLDLRNILARNMFRAWYVPFYEYGVLHGDPHLGNYTVRSDGSINLLDFGCIRIFRPEFIGAVIDLYWALRNDDDDLAVHAYETWGFKSLDRNIIEILNHWARFLYRPLMEDRAQPIQEDGGAMYGARVVGKVQQDLRKAGGVTPPREFVLMDRAAIGLGSVFTRLRAEVNWHRMFHELIEGFDASTIAHRQAAALVAVGLQPST encoded by the coding sequence ATGCCCGAATCCGGACGTTTCGACGGCGAGGATCGCAGCGAGGGCGATTCCTTCGGCGGCAGGCTGAAGCGTTACGCGCGCGTCGGCACGACCGTGGGCGGACTTGCCGCGCGCTTCGCCGGCAACCGCCTTTTTGGGTTGACCATCGATCGACCGGAACATGCGGCGGAACTGACGGCGGCGCTGGGCGGTCTCAAGGGACCGCTAATGAAGGTGGCGCAAATTCTCTCCACCGTGCCCGATCTCCTGCCCGAGGAATACACGCGTGAGCTTGCCCAGCTTCAGCACAACGCCCCGTCGATGGGCTGGACGTTCGTCAAACGGCGAATGCAGGCGGAACTGGGCGTCGGCTGGGAACGGCGATTTGCCAGCTTTGAGCATACGGCCGCAGCCGCCGCGTCGCTTGGTCAGGTTCACCGGGCGACCGGCCTCGACGGCCGCGCGCTCGCCTGCAAGCTTCAGTACCCCAATATGGCCTCGGCGGTCGAGGCGGACCTGCAACAGCTTCGCGTCATCTTTTCGATCTATCGCCGGTACGACAAGGCGATCAATCCGTCGAACATCCATACCGAATTGGCCGAGCGCCTGCGCGAGGAGCTGGACTACCGGCGGGAAGCCAAGCACATGCGCCTTTATGGACGCATGCTGGCAAGCGAGGCTGGCGTTTTCGTGCCCGAGGCGTTCGCCGAACTCGGCAGCGACCGGTTGCTGACGATGAGCTGGCTCGACGGCGCGCCGCTTCTGCAGTTCGTCGACAGCCACCTCGATCTGCGCAACATCCTCGCCCGCAACATGTTTCGTGCCTGGTACGTGCCTTTCTACGAATACGGCGTCCTGCACGGCGATCCCCATCTCGGCAACTATACGGTTCGCAGCGATGGATCGATCAATCTTCTCGATTTCGGCTGCATTCGTATCTTCCGTCCGGAATTCATCGGTGCCGTCATCGATCTGTATTGGGCACTGCGCAACGACGACGACGACCTTGCGGTGCATGCGTACGAGACCTGGGGATTTAAATCGCTCGATCGCAACATCATCGAGATCCTTAACCACTGGGCCCGCTTTCTTTACCGACCGCTGATGGAGGACCGGGCTCAGCCTATCCAGGAGGACGGCGGAGCAATGTATGGCGCGCGGGTCGTCGGAAAGGTGCAGCAGGACCTGCGTAAAGCAGGAGGGGTGACGCCGCCGCGCGAGTTCGTGCTCATGGATCGCGCGGCGATCGGTCTCGGCAGCGTGTTTACCCGGCTCCGCGCCGAAGTGAACTGGCATCGCATGTTTCATGAATTGATCGAGGGCTTTGACGCATCGACGATCGCGCATCGCCAGGCAGCAGCGTTGGTCGCCGTCGGACTGCAGCCGTCGACCTGA
- a CDS encoding heavy metal-binding domain-containing protein: MIVTTTDCIEGRRVGVYLGIVAGQAVMGTNFFRDLFAGIRDIVGGRSGSYEKELRKAKELALDEMTEEARSIGADAIIGVDLDYEHIGSGERSMLMVSANGTAVKLA; this comes from the coding sequence ATGATTGTTACGACGACCGATTGTATCGAGGGGCGCCGTGTCGGCGTTTATCTTGGCATCGTCGCCGGCCAGGCGGTGATGGGAACTAACTTCTTTCGCGATCTGTTTGCCGGAATTCGCGATATCGTCGGCGGCCGGTCCGGCAGTTACGAAAAGGAACTGCGCAAGGCGAAAGAGCTGGCACTTGACGAGATGACCGAGGAGGCACGGAGCATCGGCGCGGATGCGATCATCGGCGTCGATCTCGACTACGAGCACATCGGCTCGGGCGAGCGCTCGATGCTGATGGTCAGCGCCAACGGCACGGCAGTGAAGTTGGCATAG
- a CDS encoding EAL domain-containing protein, with product MLRRPITDRSAPAPICPGTLFDEAVRLHHYIDALDADTDAYALCILLSRVPSPHRRPALLLLIKYEFSGLTNRSDVQSFVNAGNDFIITVSSDRVAQLNAVEERIRSLLDDLDSEWWHRREPLVRRFDLALPSEAAEFRALFSEPSAGQTNPCPSGALMRQLEPCLVSEIAQEIEKRGVVDLIRRQTIMQLGVGLAAPLFEEIFVSIEDLQRAVAPSVDLRANSTLFRFLMQSLDRAVLSCLSTRSELSTVKPLSLNLSLSALSSAHFATFLRSRSDGAPPLVEVQLVDILALPAAYQRARAQLSPHGVRFVIDGISLRDARQVDVRDLQPDFVKLMWDDELDADVCADHSRALIGIVTALGRERIILANTDSEAALAWAISMGITRLQGRYIDLLITALQRGSSR from the coding sequence ATGTTGCGGAGACCCATAACCGATCGTAGTGCGCCGGCTCCGATATGCCCGGGCACCTTGTTTGACGAGGCGGTCCGGCTTCACCATTACATTGATGCGTTGGACGCGGACACGGACGCTTATGCCCTTTGCATCCTGCTGTCTCGTGTGCCGTCGCCGCATCGGCGGCCCGCGCTGCTGCTTCTTATCAAGTACGAATTTTCCGGGCTGACCAATAGATCCGACGTCCAGTCTTTCGTTAATGCCGGGAATGATTTTATCATCACTGTCTCTAGTGATCGCGTAGCACAGCTCAACGCCGTGGAAGAGCGGATCCGATCGCTGCTCGACGACTTGGACAGTGAATGGTGGCACCGCAGGGAGCCATTGGTTCGGCGATTCGATCTCGCGCTTCCCAGCGAGGCTGCGGAGTTCCGTGCCCTCTTTTCGGAACCCTCCGCCGGGCAGACAAATCCGTGTCCTTCTGGCGCGCTGATGCGGCAGCTCGAGCCGTGTCTCGTTTCCGAAATCGCACAAGAGATCGAAAAGCGCGGCGTCGTCGATCTCATCCGTCGGCAGACGATAATGCAGCTCGGCGTTGGGTTGGCAGCGCCGTTGTTTGAAGAAATCTTCGTCTCAATCGAGGATTTGCAGCGGGCCGTTGCTCCCAGTGTCGATCTGCGTGCCAATAGCACGCTGTTCCGCTTTCTGATGCAGTCGCTCGATCGGGCGGTGCTGAGTTGTCTGTCCACCCGAAGTGAGTTGAGTACGGTTAAACCGCTCAGCCTCAATCTGAGCCTGAGTGCGCTCAGCAGCGCCCATTTCGCGACATTTCTCCGCTCTCGTTCTGACGGCGCGCCCCCCCTGGTCGAAGTGCAACTGGTCGACATCCTTGCCTTGCCCGCGGCCTACCAGCGAGCGCGTGCGCAACTGTCACCTCACGGCGTTCGTTTCGTTATCGACGGGATCAGTCTACGCGACGCAAGGCAGGTTGACGTCAGGGATCTGCAGCCGGATTTCGTTAAGTTGATGTGGGATGACGAACTCGACGCCGATGTCTGTGCCGATCACAGCCGGGCGTTGATCGGCATCGTCACGGCGCTCGGACGGGAACGCATCATTCTCGCCAATACGGATTCAGAGGCCGCCCTCGCTTGGGCGATCAGTATGGGGATTACCCGGCTGCAGGGGCGCTACATCGATCTGCTGATCACCGCACTCCAGCGTGGATCATCGCGGTGA
- a CDS encoding EAL domain-containing protein, with protein MSAAMNSLTSTTARAAGWSGEQLLREYMDHLGEHRAGRLALFVALSRLQPSNRREHHIRAAVEIFSDVIRSHQAEFFSLPNEDFLLFFNEDVRGLMESAAAKICYLFTDDPLINGARQSKRFAQWYSLDVDFDDVVKLIAQLKARCTTAAGAEGGSAAARASVEKRRRSYVLTPEWLDSLQKNLAQTDISNFIRRHRVCQIIADEPIRTLFGELTVSVADLASTVLPGVDLRSDPWLFQYLTETFDRRMLALLAKPDVQQSTSRISINLNISTLLSDEFLSFERNLFAARRGTIVIELKAIDIFDDLEAYLLASRFARSRGYEISIDGLTHRTMGLLDREKLNADFLKVDFTGDLFEGREMALERLAAVARRHGLDRFILARIETRQALSFGQQAGVRLFQGHYVESAISNEQQGRFARPHQSRSRR; from the coding sequence GTGAGCGCGGCCATGAATTCGTTGACCTCGACGACGGCAAGAGCGGCAGGCTGGTCGGGTGAGCAGTTGCTGCGCGAATACATGGATCACCTCGGCGAGCATCGCGCCGGCCGCCTAGCGCTCTTCGTTGCGTTATCGCGGCTACAGCCGAGTAACAGGCGTGAGCACCACATTCGCGCCGCAGTGGAAATATTCTCGGATGTCATACGGAGTCATCAGGCGGAATTCTTCTCGCTGCCGAACGAAGACTTTCTGCTGTTTTTCAACGAAGACGTGCGTGGGCTGATGGAAAGTGCCGCGGCGAAGATTTGCTATCTGTTCACCGACGATCCGCTGATTAACGGCGCTCGGCAATCGAAGCGCTTCGCTCAATGGTATTCGCTTGATGTAGACTTCGATGATGTCGTCAAGTTGATCGCGCAGCTCAAGGCGCGATGCACCACCGCCGCAGGTGCCGAGGGCGGGTCGGCAGCGGCGCGGGCGTCTGTGGAAAAGCGTCGGCGATCCTACGTTCTGACGCCGGAGTGGCTCGATAGCCTGCAAAAGAATCTGGCCCAGACCGATATTTCCAATTTCATCCGACGGCATCGTGTCTGTCAGATAATCGCAGACGAACCGATCAGGACCCTGTTCGGCGAACTCACTGTCTCGGTGGCTGACCTTGCCTCGACCGTGCTTCCCGGAGTTGATCTGCGTTCCGATCCGTGGCTGTTCCAATATCTGACCGAGACGTTTGACCGGCGAATGTTGGCCTTACTGGCGAAGCCGGACGTTCAGCAGTCAACGAGCAGGATCAGTATCAACCTGAACATTTCGACCCTGCTTTCGGACGAATTTCTCTCATTTGAGAGAAATCTCTTCGCCGCCCGGCGTGGCACCATTGTCATCGAACTCAAGGCGATCGATATATTCGATGATCTTGAAGCATATCTGCTCGCCAGCCGTTTCGCGCGGTCGCGCGGCTACGAGATCTCCATAGACGGGCTCACGCATCGAACGATGGGGCTGCTGGATCGTGAAAAGTTGAACGCGGACTTTTTGAAGGTCGATTTTACCGGCGATCTCTTCGAAGGACGCGAGATGGCGCTTGAGCGACTCGCGGCCGTCGCGCGGCGTCATGGACTCGACCGCTTTATTCTCGCGCGCATCGAGACGAGGCAGGCTCTGAGCTTTGGCCAACAGGCAGGCGTTCGGTTATTCCAGGGACATTACGTGGAATCCGCCATCAGTAATGAGCAGCAGGGGCGATTCGCCCGCCCGCATCAGTCCCGTTCGCGGCGATGA
- a CDS encoding ABC transporter ATP-binding protein: MITHLTEPVIRVESLGKRYGGVTALDDVSFTITAGSTTALLGGNGAGKTTTLSILLGLLTPTSGTVRVLGEDMLKNRYRVLGEMNFSSPYVDLPRRLTVKENLVVYGRLYGVRRLRQRIGELADALDIADLLDRPTGDLSSGQRTRVAIAKAMLNRPRLLLLDEPTASLDPDSGDMLRGFLERYRADSGATILLASHNMAEVERLCDDVLMMRAGRIVDRGAPRALIARYGRQTLEEVFLDIARDRAFPCHASGGRAVR, encoded by the coding sequence ATGATCACGCACCTCACCGAACCGGTGATTCGTGTCGAGTCTCTCGGCAAGCGGTATGGCGGCGTAACCGCACTCGATGACGTAAGCTTTACAATCACGGCGGGTTCGACGACGGCGCTTCTGGGAGGCAACGGCGCCGGGAAGACGACGACCTTGTCCATTCTCCTTGGGCTGTTGACGCCGACGTCCGGCACCGTCCGCGTGCTCGGCGAGGATATGCTCAAGAACCGCTATCGCGTCCTGGGCGAAATGAACTTCTCGTCCCCTTATGTCGATTTGCCACGCCGTCTCACCGTCAAGGAAAACCTCGTCGTCTATGGTCGGCTTTACGGCGTCCGCCGTCTCCGCCAACGCATCGGTGAACTGGCCGACGCTCTTGATATCGCGGATCTTCTCGATCGCCCCACCGGCGATCTCTCTTCTGGGCAGCGCACCCGTGTCGCCATCGCCAAGGCGATGCTTAATCGACCGCGCCTGTTGCTGCTCGACGAGCCTACCGCTTCGCTCGATCCTGACTCTGGCGATATGCTGCGCGGCTTCCTCGAGCGCTATCGGGCGGACAGTGGCGCTACGATCCTACTTGCCTCGCATAACATGGCCGAAGTCGAACGGTTATGTGACGATGTCCTGATGATGCGCGCGGGACGGATCGTCGATCGCGGCGCGCCGCGCGCGTTGATCGCTCGCTACGGCCGGCAGACTCTGGAAGAGGTTTTCCTCGATATCGCCCGCGATCGCGCCTTTCCTTGTCACGCGAGCGGCGGTCGCGCGGTGCGATGA
- a CDS encoding ABC transporter permease, producing MVGFGVNDFFSWRRVAAIVLRHLFVLRRSWPRILELAYWPLVQMVLWGFITLFFVHHSSWVAQASGVLISAVLLWDVLFRANLGVSVSFMEEMWARNLSQLFASPLRPHEFVIALALMSLLRTLISVVPAMVLALPLFGVSVFSLGLPLAAFFANLLLFGWSIGLIVSALVLRLGLGAESLAWVAVFAIAPLSGVYYPVNVLPDWLQPIALSLPSAYVFEGMRSILFDARVRYDLMAAAFALNAGFMVSAGAFFLYIYRIARERGLLVQQGE from the coding sequence ATGGTGGGATTTGGTGTGAACGACTTTTTCTCATGGCGACGCGTCGCCGCGATCGTGCTGCGCCATCTCTTCGTCCTGCGTCGTTCATGGCCACGAATCCTCGAGCTTGCCTATTGGCCGCTGGTTCAAATGGTATTGTGGGGCTTCATCACTCTGTTTTTCGTTCATCACAGCTCCTGGGTGGCGCAGGCGAGCGGGGTGCTCATCAGCGCGGTCCTGCTCTGGGACGTTCTGTTTCGCGCCAATCTCGGCGTATCCGTCTCGTTTATGGAAGAGATGTGGGCGCGTAACCTCAGCCAACTGTTCGCCAGCCCGCTGCGTCCGCACGAATTCGTAATCGCTCTGGCCCTGATGAGCCTGTTGCGCACATTGATCAGCGTCGTGCCGGCGATGGTCCTGGCATTACCGCTGTTCGGTGTGTCGGTGTTCTCTCTCGGTCTGCCGCTTGCCGCGTTCTTCGCCAATCTGCTCCTGTTCGGCTGGTCGATCGGGCTAATCGTCTCGGCGCTGGTGTTGCGCCTTGGCCTGGGAGCCGAGAGCCTGGCCTGGGTCGCCGTGTTCGCAATCGCGCCGCTGAGCGGAGTCTATTATCCGGTGAACGTGTTGCCGGATTGGCTCCAGCCCATCGCTTTGTCGCTGCCGTCCGCCTATGTGTTCGAGGGCATGCGATCGATCCTGTTCGATGCGCGCGTGCGCTACGATCTGATGGCCGCGGCGTTTGCGCTCAATGCGGGGTTCATGGTGAGCGCAGGGGCGTTCTTTTTGTATATTTACCGCATCGCACGGGAGCGTGGACTGCTTGTCCAGCAGGGCGAATAA